One stretch of Variovorax sp. 54 DNA includes these proteins:
- a CDS encoding acyl-CoA dehydrogenase family protein produces MDFNFSEDQDQLRDAVRKWVDKGYDFERRRGIEAKGGFSREAWDELAELGLGGLYISEDNGGLGMGPVAGMVVMEELGRGIVLEPFAQTLIAGAVLGGYADAATKENWLPRIAGGQALVVLAYQERKARYRLDVCDATAVKSGNGYSLTGAKSVVPVGDEADAFLVPAKVDGKIALFLVERSASGVEARGYGTQDGGRAAEVVFDKADATLVTADGLTALEYAVDVGIAATCAEAVGVLDKTLDVTIDYMNQRKQFGVVIASFQALRHRIADMKMQLELARSMSYYATLKLNAPADERRQALARAKYQLGTSMRYVAANSVQLHGGIGVTDEYIGSHYFRKLTQLELTFGDTLHHLGEVSARMQDTAGVFA; encoded by the coding sequence ATGGATTTCAATTTTTCGGAAGACCAGGACCAGCTGCGCGACGCCGTTCGCAAGTGGGTCGACAAGGGCTATGACTTCGAGCGCCGTCGCGGCATCGAGGCCAAGGGCGGCTTCTCGCGCGAGGCCTGGGACGAACTGGCCGAACTCGGCCTGGGCGGCCTGTACATCAGCGAAGACAACGGCGGCCTGGGCATGGGCCCGGTGGCCGGCATGGTCGTGATGGAAGAACTGGGCCGCGGCATCGTGCTGGAGCCCTTCGCGCAGACGCTGATCGCCGGCGCCGTGCTCGGCGGCTACGCCGACGCGGCCACCAAGGAAAACTGGCTGCCCCGCATCGCCGGCGGCCAGGCCCTCGTGGTGCTGGCCTACCAGGAGCGCAAGGCGCGCTACCGCCTCGACGTGTGCGACGCTACCGCCGTCAAGTCGGGCAACGGGTATTCGCTGACCGGCGCCAAGAGCGTGGTGCCCGTGGGCGACGAAGCCGACGCCTTCCTCGTGCCCGCCAAGGTCGACGGCAAGATCGCCCTCTTCCTGGTCGAGCGCAGCGCCAGCGGCGTCGAAGCCCGCGGCTATGGCACGCAGGACGGCGGCCGCGCGGCCGAAGTCGTGTTCGACAAGGCCGACGCCACGCTGGTCACGGCCGACGGCCTGACCGCACTCGAGTACGCGGTCGATGTCGGCATTGCCGCCACCTGCGCCGAAGCGGTCGGCGTGCTCGACAAGACGCTCGACGTCACGATCGACTACATGAACCAGCGCAAGCAGTTCGGCGTGGTCATCGCCAGCTTCCAGGCGCTGCGCCACCGCATCGCCGACATGAAGATGCAGCTGGAACTGGCACGTTCGATGAGCTACTACGCAACGCTCAAGCTCAACGCCCCGGCCGACGAACGCCGCCAGGCGCTGGCCCGCGCCAAGTACCAGCTGGGCACGTCGATGCGCTACGTGGCAGCGAACTCGGTGCAGCTGCATGGCGGCATCGGCGTGACCGACGAGTACATCGGCAGCCACTACTTCCGCAAGCTCACGCAGCTCGAGCTCACCTTCGGCGACACCTTGCACCACCTGGGTGAAGTGTCGGCACGCATGCAGGACACGGCCGGCGTCTTCGCCTGA
- a CDS encoding acyl-CoA dehydrogenase family protein, with product MDLSFTPEEQKFREEVRAWVKDNLPQEISHKVHNALELTRDDLQGWAKILGKKGWLGYGWPKEFGGPGWTAVQRHLFEEETALAGAPRIIPFGPVMVAPVIMAFGNAEQQKRFLPGIASGEVWWSQGYSEPGSGSDLASVKTKAERKGDKYIVNGQKTWTTLGQHGDWMFNLVRTSNEGKPQTGISFLLLDMKSPGVTVRPIKLIDGGVEVNEVFFDNVEVPAENLIGEENKGWTYAKHLLSHERTNIADVNRAKRELERLKRIAKSEGVYDDLRFRDEIAKLEVDIVALEMMVLRVLSAATSGKNSLDVAGLLKIRGSEIQQRYAELMMLAGGPYALPLIREAMEAGWQGNFPGGNPALAPLASTFFNMRKTTIYGGSNEVQRNIVAQTVLG from the coding sequence ATGGATTTGAGCTTCACACCCGAAGAACAGAAGTTCCGCGAAGAAGTTCGCGCATGGGTCAAGGACAACCTCCCCCAGGAGATTTCGCACAAGGTGCACAACGCGCTCGAACTGACGCGCGACGATCTGCAAGGCTGGGCCAAGATCCTCGGCAAGAAGGGCTGGCTGGGCTACGGCTGGCCCAAGGAATTCGGCGGCCCCGGCTGGACCGCCGTGCAGCGCCACCTGTTCGAGGAAGAAACCGCCCTGGCCGGCGCGCCGCGCATCATCCCGTTCGGCCCCGTCATGGTGGCCCCGGTGATCATGGCTTTCGGCAACGCCGAGCAGCAAAAGCGTTTTCTCCCCGGCATCGCCAGCGGCGAAGTCTGGTGGAGCCAGGGCTACAGCGAACCTGGTTCGGGCTCCGACCTCGCTTCGGTGAAGACCAAGGCCGAGCGCAAGGGTGACAAGTACATCGTCAACGGCCAGAAGACCTGGACCACGCTCGGCCAGCACGGCGACTGGATGTTCAACCTCGTGCGCACCAGCAACGAGGGCAAGCCCCAGACCGGCATCAGCTTCCTGCTGCTGGACATGAAATCGCCCGGCGTCACCGTGCGCCCGATCAAGCTGATCGACGGCGGCGTCGAGGTGAACGAGGTGTTCTTCGACAACGTCGAAGTGCCCGCCGAAAACCTGATCGGCGAAGAGAACAAGGGCTGGACCTACGCCAAGCACCTGCTCTCGCACGAGCGCACCAACATCGCCGACGTGAACCGCGCCAAGCGCGAGCTCGAGCGCCTGAAGCGCATCGCCAAGAGCGAAGGCGTGTACGACGACCTGCGCTTCCGCGACGAAATCGCCAAGCTCGAAGTCGACATCGTCGCCCTCGAGATGATGGTGCTGCGCGTGCTCTCCGCCGCCACCTCGGGCAAGAACTCGCTGGACGTGGCGGGCCTGCTCAAGATCCGCGGCAGCGAGATCCAGCAGCGCTACGCCGAGCTGATGATGCTGGCCGGCGGCCCTTACGCGCTGCCGCTGATCCGCGAAGCCATGGAAGCCGGCTGGCAAGGCAACTTCCCCGGTGGCAACCCGGCGCTGGCACCGCTGGCATCGACCTTCTTCAACATGCGCAAGACCACGATCTACGGCGGCTCGAACGAAGTCCAGCGCAACATCGTGGCGCAAACCGTCCTGGGCTGA
- the purN gene encoding phosphoribosylglycinamide formyltransferase encodes MKNIVILISGGGSNMAAIVRAAERDRWAERFGARIAAVISNKPEAGGLALARSHGIATAVVPHQAFDSREAFDAALAEAVDAHAPALVVLAGFMRILTPGFVARYAGRLVNIHPSLLPAFPGLHTHQRAIEAGCKVAGVTVHQVTAELDHGPILAQAVVPVLPDDTAATLAGRVLSQEHLLYPRAIAGWLLDTLSHKA; translated from the coding sequence ATGAAGAACATCGTGATCCTGATCTCCGGCGGCGGCTCGAACATGGCGGCCATCGTGCGCGCCGCCGAGCGCGACCGCTGGGCCGAGCGCTTCGGCGCGCGCATTGCCGCCGTCATCAGCAACAAGCCGGAGGCCGGCGGGCTGGCGTTGGCCAGGTCGCACGGCATCGCGACCGCCGTGGTGCCGCACCAGGCCTTCGACAGCCGCGAGGCCTTCGACGCGGCGCTGGCCGAGGCGGTCGACGCCCATGCGCCGGCGCTGGTGGTGCTGGCGGGCTTCATGCGCATCCTGACGCCGGGCTTCGTGGCGCGCTACGCGGGGCGGCTGGTGAACATCCATCCGTCGCTGCTGCCGGCCTTTCCGGGGCTGCACACCCACCAGCGTGCCATCGAGGCGGGCTGCAAGGTGGCCGGGGTGACGGTGCACCAGGTCACGGCCGAGCTCGACCACGGGCCGATCCTTGCGCAGGCCGTGGTGCCGGTGCTGCCCGACGACACGGCCGCCACGCTGGCCGGCCGGGTGCTGTCCCAGGAGCACCTGCTGTATCCGCGCGCCATCGCTGGATGGCTTTTGGATACATTGAGTCACAAAGCTTAA
- a CDS encoding I78 family peptidase inhibitor has translation MKTQSLLLTLATAALLAACAAPAPAPTPAAPAPAPAAPAEPVAQCNAESARFAVGQQVTPQLEAAARTRSGAATVRVLKPNQPVTMEFNGARLNLAVDARGRVTAAHCG, from the coding sequence TTGAAAACCCAATCGCTGCTGTTGACGCTGGCCACCGCGGCCCTGCTGGCCGCCTGCGCCGCACCGGCCCCCGCGCCGACCCCTGCTGCGCCCGCGCCGGCACCCGCCGCGCCCGCCGAGCCGGTCGCCCAGTGCAACGCCGAGAGCGCCCGCTTTGCCGTGGGCCAGCAGGTGACGCCTCAGCTTGAAGCTGCGGCGCGCACGCGTTCGGGGGCCGCGACGGTGCGGGTGCTCAAGCCCAACCAGCCGGTCACGATGGAATTCAACGGCGCGCGGCTCAATCTCGCCGTGGACGCGCGCGGGCGCGTCACGGCCGCTCACTGCGGCTGA
- a CDS encoding DUF1653 domain-containing protein: MNDEDLPPLIETPPGRYRHYKGGEYDVIGTVRHSETLEPMTLYRALYGARGLWVRPAAMFEETIEIDGRPQRRFAPVDAQPQ, encoded by the coding sequence TTGAACGACGAAGACCTCCCTCCCCTGATCGAAACGCCCCCCGGCCGCTACCGCCACTACAAGGGCGGCGAGTACGACGTGATCGGCACCGTCCGCCACAGCGAAACGCTGGAGCCGATGACGCTGTACCGCGCCCTCTACGGTGCCCGCGGCCTGTGGGTCCGGCCCGCCGCGATGTTCGAAGAAACCATCGAGATCGACGGCCGGCCGCAACGCCGGTTCGCCCCGGTCGACGCTCAGCCGCAGTGA
- a CDS encoding M48 family metallopeptidase, which produces MDRADFVHLVRLSEHASADDSARYRRGVAAFAALGYLWVLACLGLAVGIVAWVVVSVAEGRFNFTRGWLLVFALGLFWATLRALWVHFDEPDGEPLTRADAPGLFEALDRIRERIKGPPVHRVYLDDNFNASISQVPRFGLFGGALNTLSIGLPLLMMLDRQRLLSVLAHEYGHLRGNHGRLSAWIYRTRLSWLRLDASLQRDEGVMALVSQAFFRWYFPRFAAKTFALARQDEYEADRISGRLLGTAVAAAALTEVAIKGNWYASEFWPWHWARAEREPLPPGPFAALRQRARTPPSEEFARQALREAMRRVSDLDDTHPVLRDRLEALNQKAALPTWSQRPALDMLADKHKWISHFDNAWRRAHAADWKQHHAHRSRIRERIAVLAARGERNTPDEMVEWADAERRLDPAAPVRARYESALRIAPDHPGALRGLAQMLPVRERAERLAVLERLHLSGVASRWWAAKNAVASLEDPEAGPHDEQGLKLWRARLKEAEEAEARAWEEITDTPFFSQISRHDLNDHELGELRADIVRCLPVSRLWVVRKNLREFAWRRAYIVFVEVPGLDDDDRWHLCRELEQTLTLPGAALVLWAGHSPTLEDIERQAFGTVWVRGV; this is translated from the coding sequence ATGGACCGTGCGGATTTTGTTCACCTGGTTCGCCTGAGCGAGCACGCAAGTGCGGACGACAGCGCGCGCTACCGGCGTGGCGTCGCGGCGTTTGCCGCGCTCGGCTACCTCTGGGTGCTGGCCTGCCTCGGCCTGGCGGTGGGCATTGTGGCCTGGGTGGTCGTGTCGGTGGCCGAGGGGCGCTTCAACTTCACCCGCGGCTGGCTGCTCGTGTTTGCGCTGGGCCTGTTCTGGGCGACCCTGCGCGCGCTCTGGGTGCATTTCGACGAACCCGACGGCGAGCCGCTCACGCGCGCCGACGCACCCGGATTGTTTGAGGCGCTGGACCGCATCCGCGAGCGGATCAAGGGGCCGCCGGTGCACCGCGTCTACCTGGACGACAACTTCAACGCCAGCATCAGCCAGGTGCCGCGCTTCGGCCTGTTCGGCGGTGCGCTCAATACGCTGAGCATCGGCCTGCCGCTGCTGATGATGCTGGACCGGCAGCGCCTGCTGTCGGTGCTGGCCCACGAATACGGACACCTGCGCGGCAACCACGGCCGCCTCAGCGCCTGGATCTACCGCACGCGGCTGTCGTGGCTGCGGCTCGATGCCAGCCTGCAGCGCGACGAGGGCGTGATGGCGCTGGTGTCGCAAGCTTTCTTCCGCTGGTACTTTCCGCGCTTTGCCGCCAAGACCTTCGCGCTGGCCCGCCAGGACGAGTACGAGGCCGACCGCATTTCGGGCCGGCTGCTCGGCACCGCGGTGGCCGCGGCCGCGCTCACCGAGGTGGCCATCAAGGGCAACTGGTACGCCAGTGAGTTCTGGCCCTGGCACTGGGCGCGCGCCGAGCGCGAGCCGCTGCCGCCCGGGCCGTTCGCCGCGCTGCGGCAGCGCGCCCGCACGCCGCCGAGCGAGGAGTTCGCGCGCCAGGCGCTGCGCGAGGCCATGCGCCGCGTCAGCGACCTGGACGACACCCATCCGGTGCTGCGCGACCGGCTGGAAGCGCTGAACCAGAAGGCGGCGCTGCCGACCTGGTCGCAGCGGCCCGCGCTCGACATGCTGGCCGACAAGCACAAGTGGATCTCGCATTTCGACAACGCCTGGCGCCGCGCCCACGCGGCCGACTGGAAGCAGCACCACGCGCACCGCTCGCGCATCCGCGAGCGCATCGCCGTGCTGGCGGCCCGCGGCGAGCGCAACACGCCCGACGAGATGGTCGAGTGGGCCGACGCCGAACGCCGGCTCGACCCGGCGGCGCCGGTGCGCGCGCGCTACGAAAGCGCGCTGCGGATCGCGCCGGACCACCCGGGCGCCCTGCGCGGGCTGGCCCAGATGCTGCCCGTGCGCGAGCGCGCCGAGCGCCTGGCGGTGCTCGAGCGGCTGCACCTGTCGGGCGTGGCCAGCCGCTGGTGGGCGGCGAAGAATGCCGTCGCCTCGCTCGAAGATCCCGAAGCCGGGCCGCACGACGAGCAGGGGCTCAAGCTGTGGCGCGCGCGGCTCAAGGAGGCGGAGGAGGCCGAGGCGCGTGCCTGGGAGGAGATCACCGACACGCCGTTCTTCAGCCAGATTTCGCGCCACGACTTGAACGACCACGAGCTGGGCGAGCTGCGCGCCGACATCGTGCGCTGCCTGCCCGTGTCGCGGCTGTGGGTGGTACGCAAGAACCTGCGCGAGTTCGCATGGCGGCGGGCGTACATCGTGTTCGTCGAAGTGCCGGGGCTCGACGACGACGACCGCTGGCACCTGTGCCGCGAACTCGAGCAGACGCTGACCTTGCCCGGGGCGGCGCTGGTGCTCTGGGCGGGGCATTCGCCCACGCTGGAAGACATCGAGCGGCAGGCCTTCGGGACCGTCTGGGTGCGCGGCGTCTGA
- a CDS encoding RsmB/NOP family class I SAM-dependent RNA methyltransferase → MHPKALLEATADLVGLVLKFDHPADQVVSRFFRDHREFGPRERATLAETVYTVLRKKLLFDHLSPSGSGSKERRMAILGFHGPRDFLKSALNDTEKRWLDNCDAVKPDDLLERHRHNLPEWLVAPLKAQLGDGFWPMVESLQQPAPLDLRVNAFTDKRVEVKAELAKAAIKSEVTPFSPWGLRIDGKPALTKLDAFVRGAIEVQDEGSQLLALLLDAKRGEMVVDFCAGAGGKTLAIGATMRNTGRLYAFDTSAHRLDALKPRLARSKLSNVHPAAIAHERDDRVKRLAGKIDRVLVDAPCSGLGTLRRNPDLKWRQSAKSVAELTAKQTAILQSAARLVKSGGRLVYATCSVLPEENEAIAEAFAAANPDFEPVDAAELLQSLKVEGAEALCAGGEDGRRYLRLWPHRHATDGFFAAVWNRK, encoded by the coding sequence ATGCATCCCAAAGCCCTGTTGGAGGCCACCGCCGATCTGGTCGGCCTTGTCCTGAAATTCGATCACCCGGCCGACCAGGTCGTTTCGCGCTTTTTCCGCGACCACCGCGAGTTCGGCCCGCGCGAGCGCGCGACGCTCGCCGAGACCGTCTACACCGTCCTTCGCAAGAAGCTGCTGTTCGATCACCTGTCGCCCTCGGGCAGCGGTTCGAAGGAGCGCCGCATGGCGATCCTGGGCTTTCACGGCCCGCGCGACTTCCTGAAGAGCGCGCTCAACGACACCGAGAAGCGCTGGCTCGACAACTGCGACGCCGTCAAGCCCGACGACCTGCTCGAACGCCATCGCCACAACCTGCCCGAATGGCTGGTCGCGCCGCTCAAGGCGCAACTGGGCGACGGCTTCTGGCCGATGGTCGAGAGCCTGCAGCAACCCGCGCCGCTCGATCTGCGCGTCAATGCGTTCACCGACAAACGGGTCGAAGTGAAGGCGGAGCTTGCAAAGGCTGCTATCAAATCGGAAGTGACGCCGTTCTCGCCCTGGGGCTTGCGCATCGACGGCAAGCCCGCGCTGACCAAGCTCGACGCTTTCGTGCGCGGTGCCATCGAGGTGCAGGACGAAGGCTCGCAGCTGCTGGCGCTGCTGCTGGATGCCAAGCGCGGCGAAATGGTGGTCGATTTCTGCGCCGGCGCTGGCGGCAAGACCCTGGCCATCGGCGCGACCATGCGCAACACCGGCCGGCTCTACGCTTTCGACACCTCGGCCCACCGCCTGGACGCGCTCAAGCCGCGGCTGGCGCGCAGCAAGTTGTCGAACGTGCACCCGGCCGCGATCGCGCACGAGCGCGACGACCGGGTCAAGCGCCTGGCCGGCAAGATCGACCGCGTGCTGGTCGACGCGCCCTGTTCGGGGCTCGGCACGCTGCGCCGCAATCCCGACCTCAAATGGCGCCAATCGGCCAAGTCGGTGGCCGAGCTGACGGCCAAGCAGACCGCCATCCTGCAAAGCGCGGCCCGGCTCGTGAAGTCGGGTGGCCGGCTCGTGTACGCCACCTGCAGCGTGCTGCCGGAGGAAAACGAGGCCATCGCCGAGGCTTTTGCCGCCGCGAACCCCGATTTCGAGCCCGTGGACGCGGCGGAATTGCTCCAGAGCCTCAAGGTGGAGGGCGCCGAGGCCCTCTGCGCGGGCGGGGAAGACGGCCGCCGCTACCTGCGCCTGTGGCCTCATCGCCACGCCACCGACGGCTTTTTTGCCGCCGTGTGGAACCGGAAATAG
- a CDS encoding DesA family fatty acid desaturase, whose translation MMLPDSAVLNAVIQWLGHGLWDIAWWQVVLYTLVTTHITIAAVTIFLHRTQTHKAMDLGPIPSHFFRFWLWLGTGMVTKEWVAIHRKHHAKCETVDDPHSPQVKGIDEVFWRGAELYRKESKNKETMERYGHGTPDDWIERNLYTRYSWQGVGLMLVINLALFGGLGLTVWAVQMLWIPITAAGIINGIGHYWGYRNFEASDASRNIMPWGLIIGGEELHNNHHTYPTSAKFSVKKYEFDIGWVYIQVFQKLGWAKVKKVPPKMQMGDIQPVANEKTLEAVIANRYEVMAGYAREMRRATSEEIEVLKAKGADLSVLKAAKRWLHRDDDKVPASARTHLVQARAAHPVLDKMVTMREELRQLWLNTSQSREQLAADLAAWCHRAEASGIAGLREFSTRLRAARA comes from the coding sequence ATGATGCTTCCTGACTCCGCCGTTCTGAACGCGGTCATCCAATGGCTCGGACACGGCCTGTGGGACATTGCCTGGTGGCAAGTCGTGCTGTACACGCTCGTCACCACGCACATCACCATCGCAGCGGTCACGATCTTTCTGCACCGCACGCAGACGCACAAGGCGATGGACCTCGGTCCGATCCCCTCGCACTTCTTCCGTTTCTGGCTCTGGCTCGGCACCGGCATGGTGACGAAGGAGTGGGTCGCCATTCACCGCAAGCACCACGCGAAGTGCGAAACCGTCGACGATCCGCACAGCCCGCAGGTCAAGGGCATCGACGAAGTCTTCTGGCGCGGCGCCGAGCTGTACCGCAAGGAATCGAAGAACAAGGAAACGATGGAGCGCTACGGTCACGGCACGCCCGATGACTGGATCGAGCGCAACCTGTACACGCGCTACAGCTGGCAAGGCGTGGGCCTGATGCTGGTGATCAACCTGGCGCTGTTCGGCGGGCTCGGCCTGACCGTGTGGGCGGTCCAGATGCTCTGGATCCCGATCACCGCCGCCGGCATCATCAACGGCATCGGCCACTACTGGGGCTACCGCAACTTCGAGGCGTCCGACGCCAGCCGCAACATCATGCCCTGGGGCCTGATCATCGGCGGCGAAGAGCTGCACAACAACCACCACACCTACCCGACTTCGGCCAAGTTCTCGGTCAAGAAGTACGAGTTCGACATCGGCTGGGTCTACATCCAGGTGTTCCAGAAGCTCGGTTGGGCCAAGGTCAAGAAGGTGCCGCCGAAGATGCAGATGGGCGACATCCAGCCCGTGGCCAACGAGAAGACGCTCGAGGCCGTCATTGCCAACCGCTACGAAGTGATGGCCGGCTACGCCCGCGAAATGCGCCGTGCGACCAGCGAGGAAATCGAAGTGCTGAAGGCCAAGGGCGCCGACCTGTCGGTGCTCAAGGCGGCCAAGCGCTGGCTGCATCGTGACGACGACAAGGTGCCCGCCTCGGCGCGCACCCATCTGGTGCAGGCCCGTGCCGCGCACCCGGTGCTCGACAAGATGGTCACGATGCGCGAAGAGCTGCGTCAGCTCTGGCTGAACACCTCGCAATCGCGCGAGCAGCTGGCGGCCGATCTGGCGGCCTGGTGCCACCGTGCGGAAGCCAGCGGCATCGCTGGCCTGCGCGAGTTCTCGACCCGCCTGCGCGCCGCGCGCGCCTGA
- the rpmG gene encoding 50S ribosomal protein L33, whose amino-acid sequence MATSKGGREKIKLESTAGTGHFYTTSKNKKTMPEKMSIMKFDPKARKHVEYKEIKLK is encoded by the coding sequence ATGGCAACGAGCAAAGGCGGACGCGAAAAGATCAAGCTGGAATCCACCGCGGGTACCGGCCACTTCTACACGACGAGCAAGAACAAGAAGACGATGCCTGAAAAGATGTCGATCATGAAGTTCGACCCCAAGGCACGCAAGCACGTCGAATACAAGGAAATCAAGCTGAAGTAA
- the rpmB gene encoding 50S ribosomal protein L28, whose translation MARVCDVTGKGPMVGNNVSHANNKTKRRFLPNLQYRRFWVETENRWVRLRVSSAALRLIDKNGIDAVLADLRARGQA comes from the coding sequence ATGGCACGCGTATGCGACGTAACGGGCAAAGGCCCGATGGTCGGAAACAACGTTTCCCACGCCAACAACAAAACCAAGCGCCGGTTCCTGCCGAACCTGCAATACCGCCGTTTCTGGGTCGAGACTGAAAACCGCTGGGTTCGCCTGCGCGTTTCGAGCGCTGCACTGCGCCTGATCGACAAGAACGGTATCGATGCCGTGCTCGCAGACCTGCGTGCCCGCGGCCAAGCTTAA
- the trxB gene encoding thioredoxin-disulfide reductase: MSAPQHAKVLILGSGPAGYTAAVYAARANLQPLLITGIAQGGQLMTTTEVDNWPADVHGVQGPELMQRFLEHAERFKTQIVFDHINKVDLSKRPFTLTGDSGTYTCDSLIIATGASAKYLGLDSEEKFMGRGVSACATCDGFFYREQEVCVIGGGNTAVEEALYLSNIANKVTLVHRRDKFRAEPILIDKVMEKVAEGKIVLKLHNQLDEVLGDGTGVTGIRIKNTQTGATEDIELKGCFIAIGHHPNTDIFQNQLEMKDNYIVTRSGLKGFATMTSVPGVFAAGDVQDNIYRQAITSAGTGCMAALDAQRFLEEH; the protein is encoded by the coding sequence ATGTCCGCACCCCAACACGCCAAGGTTCTCATTCTGGGCTCCGGCCCGGCCGGCTACACCGCCGCCGTCTACGCCGCACGCGCCAACCTCCAGCCTTTGCTCATCACGGGCATCGCGCAAGGCGGTCAACTCATGACCACGACCGAGGTCGACAACTGGCCCGCCGACGTGCACGGTGTGCAAGGCCCGGAGCTGATGCAGCGCTTTCTCGAGCACGCCGAACGCTTCAAGACGCAGATCGTGTTCGACCACATCAACAAGGTCGACCTGAGCAAGCGCCCGTTCACGCTCACGGGCGACAGCGGCACCTATACGTGCGATTCGCTGATCATTGCCACGGGCGCATCGGCCAAGTACCTGGGCCTGGATTCCGAAGAAAAGTTCATGGGCCGTGGCGTCTCTGCCTGCGCGACCTGCGACGGCTTCTTCTACCGTGAACAAGAGGTCTGCGTGATCGGCGGCGGCAACACGGCCGTCGAAGAGGCGCTGTACCTTTCCAACATTGCAAACAAGGTGACGCTCGTGCACCGCCGCGACAAGTTCCGCGCCGAGCCCATCCTGATCGACAAGGTCATGGAGAAAGTGGCCGAAGGCAAGATCGTGCTGAAGCTGCACAACCAGCTTGACGAGGTGCTCGGTGACGGCACGGGCGTGACCGGCATCCGCATCAAGAACACGCAGACCGGCGCGACCGAAGACATCGAGCTCAAGGGCTGCTTCATCGCGATCGGTCACCATCCGAACACCGACATCTTCCAGAACCAGCTGGAAATGAAGGACAACTACATCGTGACCCGCTCGGGCCTGAAGGGCTTCGCGACGATGACCAGCGTGCCCGGCGTGTTCGCCGCCGGCGACGTGCAGGACAACATCTACCGCCAGGCCATCACGAGCGCCGGCACGGGCTGCATGGCAGCCCTCGACGCGCAGCGCTTCCTCGAGGAACACTGA
- a CDS encoding Crp/Fnr family transcriptional regulator has translation MSMLSNLELLRRVPLFASLTASQSASIADAIIKKRFKRAEVVVEQGKKSDALYIILTGRARVTSADSRGREVILATLHPGDYLGEMSLIDDEPHSATVRTEIQCDVLMLGRDAFARCLPENSSMAYNIMRGLVQRLRHADRKIESLALMDVYGRVARALLEFASQDGLGNLKVRDKISRQDLAKMVGASREMVSRVMKDLEERGFVQSQEDGSVIIKDRLLTLT, from the coding sequence ATGTCGATGCTGTCCAACCTTGAATTGCTTCGGCGCGTTCCATTGTTCGCGTCGTTGACGGCCTCGCAGTCCGCAAGCATTGCGGATGCGATCATCAAGAAGCGCTTCAAACGCGCCGAGGTCGTCGTAGAGCAGGGCAAGAAATCCGATGCGCTGTACATCATCCTGACCGGCCGCGCCCGCGTCACGAGCGCCGACAGCCGCGGCCGCGAGGTGATCCTGGCGACGCTGCATCCCGGCGACTACCTCGGCGAGATGAGCCTGATCGACGACGAGCCGCATTCGGCCACTGTGCGCACCGAAATCCAGTGCGACGTGCTCATGCTGGGCCGCGACGCTTTCGCGCGCTGCCTGCCCGAGAACTCCTCGATGGCCTACAACATCATGCGCGGCCTGGTGCAGCGCCTGCGCCACGCCGACCGCAAGATCGAGTCGCTGGCGCTGATGGATGTGTATGGCCGCGTGGCCCGCGCGCTGCTCGAGTTCGCCAGCCAGGACGGGCTGGGCAACCTCAAGGTCCGCGACAAGATCTCCCGCCAGGACCTGGCCAAGATGGTCGGCGCGTCGCGCGAAATGGTGAGCCGCGTGATGAAGGACCTGGAAGAGCGCGGTTTCGTGCAGTCCCAAGAAGACGGCTCGGTGATCATCAAGGACCGGCTCCTGACGCTGACCTGA